A region from the Muribaculum gordoncarteri genome encodes:
- the thrS gene encoding threonine--tRNA ligase gives MITITFPDKSSRQYEAGTTPLQIAESISPRLAQDILAATVNGEEWDISRPINDDAEIKLFKWDDPEGKHAFWHSSAHLLAEALQELYPGVKFGIGPAIENGFYYDIDPNGHTITAADFPKIEAKMIELAQKKEPIVRADIAKADAMKMFGDRNEEYKCELISELEDGHITTYTQGAFTDLCRGPHLPNTAPIKAVKITSLAGAYWRGDEKRNQLVRVYGITFPKKKMLDEYLVLMEEAKKRDHRKLGKEMELFAFSSNVGAGLPLWLPKGAALRDRLEQFLRKIQKQYGYLQVITPHIGNKMLYVTSGHYAKYGKDSFQPIHTPEEGEEYLLKPMNCPHHCEIFKAFPRSYRELPLRLAEFGTVYRYEQSGELHGLTRVRGFTQDDAHIFCAPEQIKDEFLKVMDIIFYIFKALKFDNYEAQISLRDPKNKEKYIGSDENWHLAEQAIIEACAEKGLKARTELGEAAFYGPKLDFMVKDAIGRRWQLGTIQVDYNLPERFQLEYTGADNQKHRPVMIHRAPFGSMERFVAVLLEHTAGRFPLWLAPDQAVVLPISEKFNDYAYQVAKELNAADVRAIVDDRNEKIGKKIRDNELKRIPYLLIVGEKEAQNGEISVRKQGEGDKGTMKIATFAEYLTDEVNNMVNQ, from the coding sequence ATGATAACAATTACATTTCCTGACAAGAGCTCAAGGCAGTATGAAGCCGGCACGACTCCGCTGCAGATTGCCGAAAGCATAAGCCCGCGCTTGGCCCAAGACATTCTTGCGGCCACAGTCAACGGTGAAGAGTGGGACATAAGCCGTCCCATCAACGATGACGCCGAAATAAAACTCTTCAAGTGGGATGACCCGGAAGGCAAGCACGCTTTCTGGCACAGTTCGGCCCACCTTCTCGCCGAAGCTCTCCAAGAGCTTTACCCGGGCGTGAAGTTCGGTATAGGACCTGCCATTGAAAACGGATTCTACTACGACATCGACCCCAACGGTCACACCATAACAGCCGCCGACTTCCCCAAAATCGAAGCCAAGATGATTGAGCTCGCTCAAAAGAAAGAGCCTATTGTCAGAGCCGACATAGCCAAAGCCGATGCGATGAAAATGTTTGGCGACCGCAACGAGGAGTACAAGTGCGAGCTTATCAGCGAACTTGAGGACGGCCACATAACCACCTACACCCAGGGTGCGTTCACCGACCTGTGCCGCGGTCCCCACCTTCCCAACACCGCCCCCATCAAGGCTGTGAAGATAACTTCGCTTGCCGGCGCTTACTGGCGCGGCGACGAAAAGCGCAACCAGCTCGTGCGCGTCTATGGCATAACATTCCCCAAGAAGAAGATGCTCGACGAGTATCTCGTGCTCATGGAAGAGGCCAAGAAGCGCGACCACCGCAAGCTCGGCAAGGAGATGGAGCTATTTGCCTTCTCGTCAAACGTTGGTGCCGGACTTCCCCTCTGGCTTCCCAAGGGTGCCGCTCTCCGCGACCGTCTTGAGCAGTTCCTGCGCAAGATTCAGAAGCAGTACGGCTACCTGCAGGTAATCACACCCCACATAGGCAACAAGATGCTCTACGTGACCTCAGGTCATTATGCAAAATACGGCAAGGACTCATTCCAGCCCATCCACACTCCCGAGGAGGGCGAAGAGTACCTGCTCAAACCGATGAACTGCCCTCACCACTGCGAGATATTCAAGGCGTTCCCCCGCTCCTATCGCGAGCTCCCCTTGCGACTCGCCGAATTCGGAACGGTCTACCGTTACGAGCAGAGCGGTGAGCTTCACGGACTCACCCGTGTGCGCGGATTTACTCAGGACGACGCACACATATTCTGCGCCCCCGAGCAGATCAAGGATGAGTTCCTTAAGGTTATGGATATCATATTCTACATCTTCAAGGCTCTCAAATTTGACAACTACGAGGCTCAGATTTCACTTCGCGACCCCAAGAACAAGGAGAAATACATCGGTTCCGACGAGAACTGGCACCTTGCCGAGCAGGCCATCATCGAAGCTTGCGCCGAAAAAGGGCTGAAAGCCCGCACCGAACTTGGCGAGGCAGCCTTCTACGGCCCGAAGCTCGACTTCATGGTCAAGGACGCAATAGGCCGCCGTTGGCAGCTTGGAACAATTCAGGTCGACTACAACCTTCCCGAACGCTTCCAGCTCGAATACACCGGAGCCGACAACCAGAAGCATCGCCCCGTGATGATTCACCGCGCACCCTTCGGTTCGATGGAACGCTTCGTGGCCGTGCTCCTCGAGCACACCGCCGGACGATTCCCCTTGTGGCTCGCCCCCGACCAGGCTGTGGTGCTCCCCATCAGCGAGAAGTTCAACGACTACGCCTATCAGGTTGCAAAGGAGCTTAACGCCGCCGATGTAAGGGCAATTGTCGACGACCGCAACGAGAAAATCGGAAAGAAAATCCGCGACAACGAGCTTAAAAGAATACCTTATCTGCTCATTGTTGGTGAAAAAGAAGCACAAAATGGTGAAATTTCCGTAAGAAAACAAGGCGAAGGCGATAAAGGTACGATGAAAATTGCTACCTTTGCAGAATATTTGACCGACGAAGTCAACAATATGGTAAATCAATAA
- the infC gene encoding translation initiation factor IF-3 gives MPQKEKDPYAINERIRAREVRLVGDNVEPGIYSIQEALRLAEEEGLDLIEISASANPPVCKILDYQKFLYQQKKRLKEQKAKSTKVVVKEIRFGPQTDDHDYNFKLKHAMEFLKEGAKVKAYVFFRGRSILFKEQGEVLLLKFATALEDLGKLEQMPVLEGKRMTIMISPKKK, from the coding sequence ATGCCTCAAAAAGAGAAAGACCCTTATGCAATCAATGAACGCATCAGAGCCCGTGAGGTACGCCTCGTCGGCGACAATGTGGAACCGGGAATATACTCCATTCAGGAGGCTCTCCGTCTGGCCGAGGAAGAAGGTCTTGACCTAATCGAGATTTCGGCAAGCGCCAATCCCCCCGTGTGCAAGATTCTGGACTATCAGAAATTCCTCTACCAGCAGAAGAAACGCCTTAAAGAGCAAAAAGCCAAGTCAACCAAGGTGGTTGTGAAGGAAATCCGATTCGGACCCCAGACCGACGACCACGACTACAACTTCAAGCTCAAGCACGCTATGGAATTCCTCAAGGAGGGAGCCAAAGTAAAGGCCTACGTATTTTTCCGCGGACGCTCAATCCTTTTCAAGGAACAAGGCGAAGTGTTGCTGCTTAAGTTTGCAACCGCCCTTGAGGACTTGGGTAAGCTTGAGCAAATGCCGGTGCTTGAAGGCAAGAGAATGACTATCATGATTTCGCCCAAGAAAAAGTAA
- the rpmI gene encoding 50S ribosomal protein L35, whose translation MPKVKTNSGAKKRFALTGTGKIKRKHAFKSHILTKKTKKQKRNLTHFSTVAKADIHNVKELLAM comes from the coding sequence ATGCCTAAGGTAAAGACTAATTCCGGTGCCAAAAAGAGGTTCGCCCTTACCGGAACAGGAAAAATCAAAAGAAAACATGCCTTCAAAAGTCACATCCTGACCAAGAAGACTAAGAAACAAAAAAGAAACCTCACCCACTTCTCTACAGTAGCTAAGGCTGACATCCACAATGTCAAGGAGCTGCTCGCAATGTAG
- the rplT gene encoding 50S ribosomal protein L20 — MPRSVNHVASRARRKKILKLTRGYFGCRKNVWTVAKNTWEKGLTYAYRDRKDKKRNFRALWIQRINAAARQENLSYSKLMGLIHKAGIEINRKVLADLALNNPAAFKAVVDKVKNA, encoded by the coding sequence ATGCCAAGATCAGTAAATCATGTTGCTTCAAGAGCACGCCGAAAGAAAATCTTAAAACTCACCCGCGGATACTTCGGTTGCCGCAAGAACGTTTGGACCGTAGCCAAGAACACTTGGGAAAAGGGTCTTACCTACGCTTACCGCGACCGCAAGGACAAGAAGCGCAACTTCCGCGCTCTCTGGATTCAGCGTATCAACGCTGCCGCCCGTCAGGAGAACCTCTCCTACTCTAAGTTGATGGGACTTATCCACAAAGCAGGTATCGAGATCAACCGCAAAGTGCTTGCCGACCTCGCCCTCAACAACCCCGCAGCTTTCAAGGCTGTAGTTGACAAGGTGAAGAACGCATAA
- a CDS encoding tryptophanase, which produces MAVKFYKSENQVPLEMHKVRVVQKLNLLPVEKRLQAIQGAGNNTFLLQNKDIYMDMLTDSGVNAMSDEQTAAMFTADDSYAGSETFNRLRRAVKEVFGTEYLLPAHQGRACENILAEAFVKPGSVAIMNFHFTTTKAHITRCGGEVVEVVDSKGLQPQSDDPFKGNFNLDVLKETIEQYGPENVAFVRVEAGTNLIGGQPVSLENMLAVADVCHKYGVMSVLDASLLQDNVYFMKTREAQCKYMTTKQIYHLLADKMDIIYFSSRKLGFGRGGAITSHNESLMKSLMEFIPLYEGFLTYGGMDVRSIEAVAVGLYESLDMDYISQGPEFIQYLVKELDDYGVPVIKPAGGLGAHLNCSEILPELPHNQYPAAAVAAALYIAGGIRGMERGTVSEQREPDGSERYAELELLRLAMPRRVFTLSQVKYCADRVKWVWDNRDLIGGLQWTEEPKVLRFFFGRMKEIGHWQEDLAEKFRMDFGDSL; this is translated from the coding sequence ATGGCAGTAAAATTCTACAAATCGGAAAATCAAGTACCCCTGGAAATGCACAAGGTGAGAGTGGTACAGAAACTCAACCTCTTGCCGGTAGAGAAGCGACTTCAGGCAATCCAAGGGGCCGGAAACAATACATTCCTTCTTCAAAACAAGGACATATACATGGACATGCTCACCGACAGCGGTGTAAACGCGATGTCGGACGAGCAGACGGCAGCAATGTTCACGGCCGACGACTCCTACGCGGGAAGCGAAACATTCAACCGCCTGCGCCGCGCGGTCAAGGAGGTGTTCGGAACCGAATATCTGTTGCCCGCCCATCAGGGACGAGCATGCGAGAACATTCTGGCCGAAGCATTCGTGAAGCCCGGCTCGGTGGCAATCATGAACTTCCACTTCACCACAACCAAGGCCCACATAACGCGCTGCGGAGGCGAAGTAGTCGAAGTGGTCGACAGCAAAGGTCTGCAGCCCCAGAGCGACGACCCGTTCAAGGGCAACTTCAATCTCGATGTGCTCAAGGAAACCATCGAGCAGTACGGCCCTGAGAATGTGGCATTCGTGCGCGTAGAGGCCGGCACAAACCTCATAGGCGGACAGCCCGTATCGCTCGAGAACATGCTTGCCGTGGCCGATGTGTGTCACAAATACGGCGTAATGAGCGTGCTCGACGCCTCGCTGCTTCAGGACAACGTGTACTTCATGAAGACCCGCGAAGCCCAGTGCAAGTACATGACAACAAAGCAGATATACCATCTGCTCGCCGACAAGATGGACATAATCTACTTCTCAAGCCGAAAACTTGGATTCGGCCGAGGCGGTGCCATCACCAGCCACAATGAGAGCCTCATGAAAAGCCTCATGGAGTTCATTCCCCTCTACGAAGGCTTCCTCACCTACGGCGGTATGGATGTAAGGTCGATCGAGGCCGTGGCCGTTGGCCTTTACGAATCGCTCGACATGGACTACATAAGCCAGGGTCCCGAGTTCATCCAGTACCTCGTAAAAGAGCTCGACGACTACGGAGTGCCCGTAATCAAGCCCGCCGGCGGACTTGGAGCCCACCTCAACTGCTCGGAGATACTGCCCGAGTTGCCCCACAACCAATATCCTGCGGCAGCCGTTGCAGCCGCGCTGTACATAGCCGGCGGTATCCGAGGCATGGAGCGCGGAACAGTGTCGGAGCAGCGCGAGCCCGACGGCTCGGAGCGTTATGCCGAGCTTGAGCTGCTGCGCCTCGCCATGCCGCGCCGAGTGTTCACGCTCAGCCAGGTGAAATACTGTGCCGACCGCGTAAAATGGGTTTGGGACAACCGCGACCTCATAGGCGGTCTGCAATGGACCGAAGAGCCCAAGGTGCTGCGATTCTTCTTCGGCCGCATGAAAGAGATAGGCCACTGGCAGGAGGACCTCGCCGAAAAATTCCGAATGGACTTCGGCGACAGCCTGTAA
- a CDS encoding RNA polymerase sigma factor codes for MGSTNFQAKLLGLQSNLLNFAYILTSNRDDAYDLLQDTTLKALDNEDKYVDNVNFKGWVFTIMRNIFINNYRKVVRSATIMDQTEDLYHLNLPQDSGFETPEGSVAAKEITAAINSFSDDYRIPFSMHVAGYKYNEIAEKMNLPLGTVKSRIFFARQRLQQTLKDYR; via the coding sequence ATGGGTTCTACTAATTTTCAAGCTAAGCTTCTCGGATTGCAAAGCAATCTACTGAATTTTGCGTATATCCTCACTTCCAACCGTGACGATGCTTACGATCTTCTTCAGGACACTACTTTGAAGGCTCTCGACAACGAGGACAAGTATGTGGACAATGTAAACTTCAAGGGATGGGTGTTCACCATCATGCGTAACATCTTCATCAACAACTACCGCAAGGTCGTTCGCTCGGCTACAATCATGGATCAGACCGAGGATCTCTATCACCTCAACCTTCCGCAGGATTCGGGTTTTGAAACTCCCGAAGGTTCGGTTGCCGCAAAGGAGATCACTGCAGCCATCAACTCATTCAGCGATGACTACCGCATTCCCTTCTCAATGCACGTTGCCGGCTACAAGTACAATGAAATCGCCGAAAAGATGAATCTTCCCCTCGGAACGGTTAAGAGCCGCATCTTCTTCGCCCGTCAGCGCTTGCAGCAGACATTGAAGGACTATCGCTAA